In the genome of Vicia villosa cultivar HV-30 ecotype Madison, WI linkage group LG7, Vvil1.0, whole genome shotgun sequence, one region contains:
- the LOC131619306 gene encoding serine/threonine-protein phosphatase 7 long form homolog, whose translation MAGKQASIARLIQDRETQTASDRRERAARQAVTRGQGRVRVPVKMDDTLARYLCASRSCLSRASSSREEEDEVGHEEEEVPDVHLEHGEDDAQDAEEEGYPGGPSNTSVLIYFHDHVARRVWEGGERATIKYVNHARKIFDLFKPQAQWFNDVVVDFGLGGLCMTEYSTINHGMQGVFAERWHKETSSFHFPVGELTVTLHDVVCLLHLPINGRLLDHTWIQRVEAIEWMVDYLGMDPKMEDYECRATSEAHIRLLNLEEIYENHLVAAAESEEEGDGLLLSITVFALCGVGSCSC comes from the exons atggcAGGCAAACAGGCATCAATCGCTCGACTTATACAAGATAGGGAGACACAGACAGCCTCAGATCGACGCGAGAGAGCTGCACGGCAAGCAGTGACTCGGGGACAGGGTCGAGTCCGAGTACCAGTAAAAATGGATGACACTCTTGCAAGATACTTGTGTGCATCGAGGAGTTGTCTGTCTCGGGCGTCTTCCTCTCGtgaggaggaggatgaggtgGGACATGAGGAGGAGGAAGTACCCGATGTTCACCTTGAGCACGGCGAGGATGATGCTCAGGACgcggaggaggagggctacccgggagggccttcAAACACATCTGTGTTGATTTACTTTCATGACCATGTCGCTCGACGAGTTTGGGAGGGTGGG GAACGGGCGACCATAAAATATGTGAACCATGCgcggaaaatatttgatttgtttaaaCCACAAGCTCAATGGTTTAATGACGTTGTAGTTGATTTTGGGCTTGGCGGGTTATGCATGACTGAATATAGTACCATCaaccacggcatgcagggggtaTTTGCTGaaaggtggcacaaggagacttCGTCTTTCCACTTTCCTGTTGGGGAGTTGACGGTCACCCTACATGACGTAGtctgtcttctccacttgccgatcaATGGGAGGTTACTAGACCATACTTGGATACAGAGGGTTGAGGCCATAGAGTGGATGGTGGAttatctgggtatggacccaaAGATGGAAGATTATGAGTGCAGAGCGACGAGTGAGGCGCATATCCGGCTGCTCAACTTGGAAGAGATTtatgagaaccacttggtggcggcagcGGAGTCCGAGGAGGAGGGTGACGGGCTTTTGTTGAGTATCACCGTGTTTGCGCTCTGcggtgttggttcatgttcttgttag